The DNA region ACGGCCTGCCCTACAGCGCGCAGGCCTCCGCGCTGCTGATCCGCAAGGACTGGCGCGAGAAGCTCGGCAAGGGCGTCCCGCAGAGCTGGGCCGAACTGGCGGACCTCGCCAAGGCCTTCACCACCGGCGACCCCGACGGCAACGGCAAGGCCGACACCGCGGGCCTGAACGCGACGTTGTCGACCAAGCGGGGTTACGCCTCCTGGTACTTCTCGAACTTCCTGTGGGCCGCGGGCGGCGACTTCATCACCGAAACCGGCGGCGGCAAGTACAAGCCGGCGATGAGCACGCCCGAATCCGTGGCCGCGGTGCAGTGGTTCCGCGACCTCGGCTGCAAGGACAACGTGATCCAGCCCGGTTCGGTCACCATGCCGACCCCCGCGACCAACGAGACCTTCGAAGCGGGCAAGGCCGGGATGTACGTCGTCGGCCCGTACCTGCTGCCCCGCTTCGACAAGTCGCTCGGCAAGGACAAGTACGAGGTCGTCCCGATGCCGAAGGGCGCCAAGAACGCCGACGTGCTCGCCGAGGGCCTGTCGATCTTCATGATGGCCGGTTCGCCGAACCAGGCGGGCCAGGACGCTTTCGGTGACTTCGCGATCTCGGCCGACGGCCAGAAGATCGGCATGGAGGGCGAGTCGGCCTTCATCGTGCAGCTCCCGGTGAACAAGAACGTCGACATCTCCCAGGTCCGCTCGGACCCGCGCTGGAAGACCTACGCCGAGATCTACGCCAAGTCCGGCCACTACGCGCCGTCCATCCCGAACTGGACACCGGTCCGCCAGGACACCGCCGACACGATCAGCGCGCTCGTCGCCGACTGCAAGCTCGATCTCAAGGCGGAACTGTCCAAACTCGACACCAAGCTCACCGCGACCTTGCAGCAACAGGGGATCAGCGCCTCATGACCGTAGATCACGCCAAGCCGGCGGCCGTCGGCGCGGATCGACCCGCCGTGAAGCGGGCGCCCGCGCCGAAGGCCCGCAGGCGCAGCGACCGCGACGGGAAGTGGTGGACGCCGTGGCTGTTCCTGGCACCCGCCCTCATCCTGTTCGTGTACTTCAAGTTCATCCCGATGATCACCGCGGTGACGATGTCCTTCCAGGACGTCCAGCCGTACCTGGGCAACCAGTGGGTCGGCGGGCAGAACTACAGCACCGTCCTCGGTGACGAGGCGTTCCACTCCGCGATCTGGCACACCGTCGTGATCGCGGTCGGGCAGACCGCGGGGTCGATGATCCTCGGCCTCGCGCTCGCCCTGCTGATGGAGGGCCAGAGCAAGCGGCTGAAGTTCCTGCGGTCGGCGGCGTTCCTGCCGGTGGTCGTGCCGATCGCGGTGGTCGCCGAACTCTGGCGGATCATGTACCACCCGACCGAGGACGGGATGCTGAACTCCATCCTCGGCCTGGTCGGGCTGGGCCCGTCGGGATTCATCAACGACCCCGACTCGTCGATGATCTCGGTGATCATCACCGGGATCTGGCGCGGCGCCCCGTACGACATGATGATCTTCCTCGCCGGTCTGGCGGGCATCGACCGCGGTCTCTACGAAGCGGCCACTGTGGACGGTGCCTCCCGCTGGCGCAAGATCCTCCATGTGACGCTGCCGGGCCTGCGGTCGGTGTTCTCGATCCTGTTCGTGCTCGCGGCGATCCGCGGCCTGCGGGTGTTCACCGAGGTGTTCCTGCTGACCAACGGCGGGCCGAACGGCTCGACCGAGGTAGCGATGACCCTGATCTACAAACTCGGCCTGGAACAGAACAGGCTGGGCGTCGGTGCGGCGGGCGCGGTCCTGTTGTTCCTTGCGACGCTCGTGCTGACCCTGTTCGTCCAGGTGCTCCGACGGAGGCGAGACGCATGACCGCGGCCAACGATTCCGCACTCGGCCTCGACGCCGTCAAGTCGCCGGCCGGGCGGATCCTGAAGTTCGTCCTGTACGCCCTGCTGCTCCTGGTGTTCGCGGGACCGCTGCTGGCGCTGCTGGTCAGCGCGTTCAACGACGTCTCCGACCCGACGGCGCTGAGCGTCGTCCCGTCGAGCCCGACCCTGGACAACTTCGGCATCGCCTTCGACCTGGGCGTGGGGATGTACCTCCTCAACTCGTTCCTGGTGGTGGGCTTCGGCCTCCTGCT from Amycolatopsis sp. EV170708-02-1 includes:
- a CDS encoding sugar ABC transporter substrate-binding protein, with protein sequence MRKSRWIGVGLTVSALVLSGCSAGPAGTNVAQDTKAPLELWTRTTPGGAGEQATKRLAEAFEKATGFKVQVTAIFDDFETKLAQRAAQRDLPDIVMNDVTQVGTLKSQGLVREIDQGKIKHASELTEQALKSNQAPDGKLYGLPYSAQASALLIRKDWREKLGKGVPQSWAELADLAKAFTTGDPDGNGKADTAGLNATLSTKRGYASWYFSNFLWAAGGDFITETGGGKYKPAMSTPESVAAVQWFRDLGCKDNVIQPGSVTMPTPATNETFEAGKAGMYVVGPYLLPRFDKSLGKDKYEVVPMPKGAKNADVLAEGLSIFMMAGSPNQAGQDAFGDFAISADGQKIGMEGESAFIVQLPVNKNVDISQVRSDPRWKTYAEIYAKSGHYAPSIPNWTPVRQDTADTISALVADCKLDLKAELSKLDTKLTATLQQQGISAS
- a CDS encoding carbohydrate ABC transporter permease, which gives rise to MTVDHAKPAAVGADRPAVKRAPAPKARRRSDRDGKWWTPWLFLAPALILFVYFKFIPMITAVTMSFQDVQPYLGNQWVGGQNYSTVLGDEAFHSAIWHTVVIAVGQTAGSMILGLALALLMEGQSKRLKFLRSAAFLPVVVPIAVVAELWRIMYHPTEDGMLNSILGLVGLGPSGFINDPDSSMISVIITGIWRGAPYDMMIFLAGLAGIDRGLYEAATVDGASRWRKILHVTLPGLRSVFSILFVLAAIRGLRVFTEVFLLTNGGPNGSTEVAMTLIYKLGLEQNRLGVGAAGAVLLFLATLVLTLFVQVLRRRRDA